The nucleotide sequence GAGCAGGTCGTCGGGCCATGCCTCGCCGGCCAGCGCCCGGCCGATCTGGGCGTCGATGATCGAGCCGCCGTGGCGGGCGTCGAGTTCGCGCAACCGCGGCCCGTGGAAGACGCCGAGCATGGCCGCGACGTCGAAGCCGCCCTCGACGAGCAGCTCGGTCAGCTCCGTGGCGTTCAGCTCGCGGGTGTGGAACGGGTTGAGGGGCGTGTCCCGGCCGGGGGAGAAGGTGATGCGGTTGGGCGTCGACATCAGCAGCACGCCAGCGGGACGCAGCACGCGGTGGCACTCGCCGACGAACTGGCCCTGATCCCAGAGGTGTTCGATCACCTGGAAGTTCACCACCACGTCGACGGCGGCGTCCGGCAGCGGCAGGTCGGCGAGGTTGCCCTGGCGCATCTCCACCCGCGGGTAGCGCGCCCGCACGTGGGCGACGGCCGAATCGTCGTAGTCCAGTCCGATCACGCGCCGGGCCACGGCGGTGAGGAGGTCGGCGCCGTAGCCCTCGCCACAGCCGGCCTCCAGGACGTCGCGATCGGCGCACCGGGACGCCAGGCGCTCGTAGACCACCTCGTGGCGGCGGAACCAGTAGTTCTCCTCGGCCAGCCCGGGCACCGTGCGCTCACCGGTGAGGGGCAGCGGGGTCACCGCGGCCGCTGCCTGCTGGTCGGAAGGAATCGCGCTCATCGAGAGGCAGGCTAACCCAGCCGAGCCCCTCGGCAGGGGTCTGCATGTGAGTCATGCCACGTCGGGGGAGGTCAGAGGGCAAAGTGCAACAGGTTATGGTGAGGAGGATGCCACCGGAAGTTACTTGCGAGTAACATGGTGGCGGTACCAATCACGTGGTAGTGCGGCCGCGCGGGCGGCCTCATCGAGGAGGACGAACCAGACCTATGACGAACATCGTGGTCCTGATCAAGCAGGTCCCTGACTACGAGGATCGCAAGCTCGCCGACGACTACACGCTCGACCGTGCGGGTAGCGACGCGGTGCTCGACGAGATCAACGAGAAGGCCGTCGAAGTAGCGCTGCAGCTCAAGGAGAAGCACACCGACGCCGGCTACAACGTCGTCGCGCTGACCGCCGGCCCGGAGGGCGCCGAGACGGCGATCCGCAAGGCGCTGTCGATGGGTGCCGACGAGGCCTACCACCTCGTCGACGCCGGCCTGCACGGGTCCGACGTCGTGCAGACGTCCTACGCGCTCGCCAGCGCCCTCGGCCAGATCGAGGACGTCGCGCTGGTCATCGCCGGCAATGAGTCCAGCGACGGCGTCGGCGGCTCCGTGCCGGCCATCCTGAGCTACTACCTCGGCCTGCCGCAGCTGACGCACATGCGCAGCATCGAGATCGCCGACGGCAAGATCACCGGTGAGCGCGAGACCGACGACGGCGTCTTCGAACTCGAGGCCACCCTGCCCGCCGTCGTCAGCGTCGGCGAGAAGATCGTCGAGGACGCCCGGTTCCCGTCCTTCAAGGGCATCATGGCCGCCAAGAAGAAGACGGTGACCCCGCTGACCCTCGAGGGCGTCGGCGTGGAGTCCGGCATCGTCGGTGCCGACGCGTCGGAGACGAAGATCACCTCCGCCGCCCCGAAGCCGCCGAAGTCCGCCGGCGAGAAGATCACCGACGAGGGCGAGGGCGGTCAGAAGATCGCCGAGTACCTGGTCGGCCAGAAGCTGCTCTGATCCCCCCACCGTCGAAGAAGACCGAACAAGAGGCATAGGCAATGGCAGAAGTACTCGTGCTCGTCGAGCACGCCGAAGGCAACGTCAAGAGCGTCACCAGTGAGCTGCTGACCGCGGCCCGCTCGCTCGGTGAGCCGTCCGCGGTGGTCGTCGGGGCGCCCGGCACCACCGAGAAGCTGACCGACGCGCTGAAGGCCGCCGGTGCGGCCAAGATCTACGCGGCCGAGTCCGACACCGCCGAGCAGTACCTGGTCACCCCGCAGGTGGCCGTGCTGTCCTCGCTGATCGAGTCGGCGAGCCCGGCTGCGGTCCTGCTGGCGTCCGTCGCCGAGGGCAAGGAGATCGCCGGTCGACTGGCCGCCGACACCGGCTTCGGCGTCCTGTGGGACGTCGTGGGCATCAAGGAGGGTGGCGTCGGCGTGCACTCCATCTTCGGTGGCGCCTACACCGTCGAGGCCAGCGCCGGGGACACCCCGATCATCGCGCTGCGTCCGGGTGCGGTCGAGGCCGCTCCGGAGGCCGGCGCCGGCGAGGTCGTCTCGGTGGACGTCCCGGAGATCCCGGAGAACTCCACCAAGATCGTGTCCCGCCAGCCCGCGCAGAAGAGCGCACGTCCGGAGCTGACCGAGGCCAAGGTCGTCGTCGCCGGCGGCCGCGGCGTGGGCAGCAAGGACAACTTCAGCATCGTCGAGGATCTCGCCGACGCACTCGGCGGCGCCGTGGGCGCCTCGCGTGCGGCCGTCGACTCCGGCTTCTACGAGGGTCAGTTCCAGGTCGGCCAGACCGGCAAGACCGTGGCCCCGCAGCTGTACATCGCCCTGGGCATCTCCGGAGCGATCCAGCACCGTGCCGGCATGCAGACGTCCAAGACGATCGTCGCGATCAACAAGGACGAAGAGGCGCCGATCTTCGAGATCGCCGACCTCGGCATCGTGGGCGACCTGTTCAAGGTCACCCCGCAGCTGACCGACGCGGTGAAGGCTCGCAAGGGCTGACACCCGCACCCCCGCACGACGAGGACCCCGGCGCCGCCTCGGCGCCGGGGTCCTCTCGTCGTCGGGGACACGCATCCCTTCCGCCTGCGGAGACGACCACGGACTTTCCAGGGTCCGCGGCACACCCCCGCGGTGCGACGGTGGAACCGTCACACCAGTGCAGAGGAAGGGGTCGTCATGACCGAACACAGGCGGATCGTGGTCTTCGGGGCCACCGGGCTCATCGGTGCCCGCGTCGTCGAACTGCTCACCGAGGCCGGACACGTCGTCGTCGGCGCGTCGCGACGCAGCGGCGCCGACGTCGTCACCGGCGCAGGGCTGGACGACGCCGCCGCCGGTGCCGAGGTGCTCGTCGACGTCACCAACTCGCCGTCCTTCGACGACGAGCCGGTGCTCGCCTTCTTCACCGCCTCGTCGACGAATCTCGTCGCGGCGGCGAAGGCCGCGGGCGTGCGGCACTATGTGGCCCTGTCCATCGTCGGCGTCGACG is from Mycolicibacterium grossiae and encodes:
- a CDS encoding electron transfer flavoprotein subunit beta/FixA family protein; the encoded protein is MTNIVVLIKQVPDYEDRKLADDYTLDRAGSDAVLDEINEKAVEVALQLKEKHTDAGYNVVALTAGPEGAETAIRKALSMGADEAYHLVDAGLHGSDVVQTSYALASALGQIEDVALVIAGNESSDGVGGSVPAILSYYLGLPQLTHMRSIEIADGKITGERETDDGVFELEATLPAVVSVGEKIVEDARFPSFKGIMAAKKKTVTPLTLEGVGVESGIVGADASETKITSAAPKPPKSAGEKITDEGEGGQKIAEYLVGQKLL
- a CDS encoding electron transfer flavoprotein subunit alpha/FixB family protein, translating into MAEVLVLVEHAEGNVKSVTSELLTAARSLGEPSAVVVGAPGTTEKLTDALKAAGAAKIYAAESDTAEQYLVTPQVAVLSSLIESASPAAVLLASVAEGKEIAGRLAADTGFGVLWDVVGIKEGGVGVHSIFGGAYTVEASAGDTPIIALRPGAVEAAPEAGAGEVVSVDVPEIPENSTKIVSRQPAQKSARPELTEAKVVVAGGRGVGSKDNFSIVEDLADALGGAVGASRAAVDSGFYEGQFQVGQTGKTVAPQLYIALGISGAIQHRAGMQTSKTIVAINKDEEAPIFEIADLGIVGDLFKVTPQLTDAVKARKG
- a CDS encoding class I SAM-dependent methyltransferase produces the protein MSAIPSDQQAAAAVTPLPLTGERTVPGLAEENYWFRRHEVVYERLASRCADRDVLEAGCGEGYGADLLTAVARRVIGLDYDDSAVAHVRARYPRVEMRQGNLADLPLPDAAVDVVVNFQVIEHLWDQGQFVGECHRVLRPAGVLLMSTPNRITFSPGRDTPLNPFHTRELNATELTELLVEGGFDVAAMLGVFHGPRLRELDARHGGSIIDAQIGRALAGEAWPDDLLADVAGITTDDFALLDAAERDIDESLDLVAIAVRRD